In Hippoglossus stenolepis isolate QCI-W04-F060 chromosome 5, HSTE1.2, whole genome shotgun sequence, one genomic interval encodes:
- the LOC118109939 gene encoding uncharacterized protein LOC118109939 isoform X2 has translation MDLLFGVSRICTLFLWGCICFPPQKGWNIALGYYVDENPQTSNQLRSGAFLSTDLKDTAQLTGDQSFVSPPSEPVHFDVTSPGENMVQHQPDSGQEQDDYSAVLSAPAVQKYESTQHPFGVLLKQHTPVKTVEGISFPTIKDFRRFIETMKSSYFIPGSDSRGHFQTARETMKNELISDAQRSNGESSMSNSVQDGLAHDDHSKNVVWSEPDANDHRPISESLSFFNPVDSTESVISPSGYDDQGSGSSPVFYSQHDLGATEQVSSDYGSLANYGISGENPDIFSSAADVQNEVQSTSHNLPEPKLPGYFLGGSLSFSSHVTASPVTNIPSRDLSFYSSKKFIVNPLSSEKTMQQPTYSSPSGDSLTGYQQSRDFQTEELPRMTESDVLSPQKPFNSYGESIFVRAPRRQFYMPEVSKHKERPDESAQIYKPTVGKESNDINSAPIIHLPESSGSNFDLSPQRRSSHVSVEASGPHDPQDQVFSKKLPLRSYLFSVKPSSSQESSRHDGYLPNQRVSVSRPSNSAQAKHEKSGLSRQNLVSAIQEPKPMNDYAPIPPSRGLDSTQRGISSQIDDVHASYPTNSPPNSKLKVFPRLFGNEEMSKNFKVRTIGSDRFPPGDTHKKPRDPQGVSLNGGSVGDTTADLLYTFTQPTTVQKRPANVNREPSTTASSHSETLSTSKVSASTHGGVFWRKSGNTKRLPPQRGSQASPKSINTYVKKSRNSYVRRKVFLSNTRYSPHQHVEDKTTKDQWKSDPRQEKAPLFDGGGERSDH, from the exons atgGATCTTCTGTTTGG GGTTTCTCGGATTTGCACTCTGTTTTTATGGGgttgcatttgttttcctccacagaaaG GTTGGAATATTGCACTTGGCTACTATGTCGATGAGAACCCACAAACCTCAAACCAGCTTCGCTCTGGAGCCTTTCTAAGCACAGACTTGAAGGATACAGCACAGCTTACAGGGGACCAGAGCTTTGTTTCCCCTCCGAGTGAACCGGTTCATTTTGATGTTACCAGCCCTGGTGAAAACATGGTGCAACACCAACCAGACTCGGGACAGGAGCAGGACGATTATTCAGCGGTTCTTTCTGCTCCTGCTGTGCAGAAATATGAAAGCACCCAACATCCTTTCGGTGTTTTATTGAAGCAGCACACACCCGTGAAAACTGTGGAGGGCATCAGCTTCCCAACAATTAAAGATTTCAGACGGTTCATAGAGACGATGAAGAGCTCCTATTTTATACCAGGAAGCGACTCAAGAGGACATTTTCAAACTGCTCGAGAGACGATGAAAAATGAGTTGATTTCTGATGCTCAAAGGAGTAACGGAGAGTCTTCCATGTCTAATTCTGTGCAGGATGGATTGGCCCATGATGACCACAGTAAAAATGTAGTCTGGAGTGAACCAGATGCCAACGACCACAGACCAATAAGTGAAAGCCTCTCTTTCTTCAATCCCGTCGACTCCACTGAAAGTGTCATTTCTCCCAGTGGTTATGACGACCAAGGCTCTGGCTCCAGCCCTGTTTTCTACTCGCAGCATGATTTAGGAGCCACAGAACAGGTTTCAAGTGATTATGGAAGTTTGGCCAATTATGGCATTTCTGGGGAAAACCCTGATATTTTCTCAAGTGCTGCTGATGTGCAAAATGAAGTTCAGTCAACAAGCCACAACCTCCCTGAACCAAAACTTCCTGGCTACTTCTTAGGAGGGTCCCTTTCTTTCAGTAGCCATGTGACTGCATCACCTGTCACAAACATCCCATCTCGAGATCTCAGCTTCTATTCAAGTAAGAAATTCATTGTAAATCCTCTATCCTCTGAGAAAACTATGCAACAACCAACATATTCATCTCCCAGTGGAGACTCTTTAACTGGGTATCAACAGAGTAGAGATTTCCAAACAGAGGAGCTGCCCAGAATGACTGAAAGTGATGTCCTGTCTCCACAGAAGCCTTTTAATTCCTATGGTGAAAGCATATTTGTTAGAGCACCAAGAAGGCAATTCTACATGCCAGAAGtatccaaacacaaggaaagaCCTGACGAATCAGCTCAGATATATAAACCCACTGTTGGGAAGGAATCAAACGATATAAACTCCGCTCCCATCATCCACCTGCCTGAATCCTCTGGTTCcaactttgacctttcacctcagAGGAGAAGCAGTCACGTGAGTGTCGAAGCAAGTGGCCCACATGACCCTCAGGATCAAGTGTTTAGCAAAAAGCTGCCGCTCAGATCTTACCTGTTCAGTGTGAAACCCTCCAGCTCTCAAGAGTCAAGCAGACATGATGGCTATCTCCCAAACCAGAGAGTCAGTGTTTCCCGTCCGTCCAACAGTGCTCAGGCAAAACATGAGAAATCTGGCCTGTCCAGGCAGAATCTAGTGTCTGCCATTCAGGAACCAAAACCAATGAATGACTATGCTCCTATTCCACCTTCTCGTGGCTTAGATTCCACCCAGAGGGGGATCTCATCTCAGATTGATGATGTTCATGCAAGTTATCCAACTAACTCTCCCCCGAACTCAAAACTAAAAGTCTTTCCAAGACTATTTGGCAATGAAGAAATGTCCAAGAACTTTAAAGTCAGGACTATAGGTTCTGATAGGTTTCCACCTGGTGATACACATAAAAAACCCCGGGACCCCCAAGGCGTTTCTCTAAATGGTGGATCTGTGGGTGATACCACAGCTGACCTTCTATATACCTTCACACAACCAACCACTGTACAGAAGCGTCCAGCCAATGTGAACAGAGAGCCCAGCACCACGGCCTCCAGCCACTCTGAAACACTGTCCACATCCAAAGTGTCAGCTTCTACTCACGGTGGTGTCTTTTGGAGAAaaagtggaaacacaaaaaGGCTTCCTCCTCAAAGAGGCTCCCAAGCATCACCAAAATCTATAAACACGTATGTTAAGAAGTCAAGAAACAGCTATGTAAGGCGCAAAGTATTTCTATCAAACACCCGTTATTCACCACATCAGCACGTTGAAGACAAGACCACTAAAGACCAATGGAAATCTGACCCAAGACAAGAAAAAGCCCCGCTGTTTGATGGAGGTGGAGAAAG GTCAGATCACTAA
- the LOC118109939 gene encoding uncharacterized protein LOC118109939 isoform X1, with amino-acid sequence MDLLFGVSRICTLFLWGCICFPPQKGWNIALGYYVDENPQTSNQLRSGAFLSTDLKDTAQLTGDQSFVSPPSEPVHFDVTSPGENMVQHQPDSGQEQDDYSAVLSAPAVQKYESTQHPFGVLLKQHTPVKTVEGISFPTIKDFRRFIETMKSSYFIPGSDSRGHFQTARETMKNELISDAQRSNGESSMSNSVQDGLAHDDHSKNVVWSEPDANDHRPISESLSFFNPVDSTESVISPSGYDDQGSGSSPVFYSQHDLGATEQVSSDYGSLANYGISGENPDIFSSAADVQNEVQSTSHNLPEPKLPGYFLGGSLSFSSHVTASPVTNIPSRDLSFYSSKKFIVNPLSSEKTMQQPTYSSPSGDSLTGYQQSRDFQTEELPRMTESDVLSPQKPFNSYGESIFVRAPRRQFYMPEVSKHKERPDESAQIYKPTVGKESNDINSAPIIHLPESSGSNFDLSPQRRSSHVSVEASGPHDPQDQVFSKKLPLRSYLFSVKPSSSQESSRHDGYLPNQRVSVSRPSNSAQAKHEKSGLSRQNLVSAIQEPKPMNDYAPIPPSRGLDSTQRGISSQIDDVHASYPTNSPPNSKLKVFPRLFGNEEMSKNFKVRTIGSDRFPPGDTHKKPRDPQGVSLNGGSVGDTTADLLYTFTQPTTVQKRPANVNREPSTTASSHSETLSTSKVSASTHGGVFWRKSGNTKRLPPQRGSQASPKSINTYVKKSRNSYVRRKVFLSNTRYSPHQHVEDKTTKDQWKSDPRQEKAPLFDGGGERWRKNQHFQSDH; translated from the exons atgGATCTTCTGTTTGG GGTTTCTCGGATTTGCACTCTGTTTTTATGGGgttgcatttgttttcctccacagaaaG GTTGGAATATTGCACTTGGCTACTATGTCGATGAGAACCCACAAACCTCAAACCAGCTTCGCTCTGGAGCCTTTCTAAGCACAGACTTGAAGGATACAGCACAGCTTACAGGGGACCAGAGCTTTGTTTCCCCTCCGAGTGAACCGGTTCATTTTGATGTTACCAGCCCTGGTGAAAACATGGTGCAACACCAACCAGACTCGGGACAGGAGCAGGACGATTATTCAGCGGTTCTTTCTGCTCCTGCTGTGCAGAAATATGAAAGCACCCAACATCCTTTCGGTGTTTTATTGAAGCAGCACACACCCGTGAAAACTGTGGAGGGCATCAGCTTCCCAACAATTAAAGATTTCAGACGGTTCATAGAGACGATGAAGAGCTCCTATTTTATACCAGGAAGCGACTCAAGAGGACATTTTCAAACTGCTCGAGAGACGATGAAAAATGAGTTGATTTCTGATGCTCAAAGGAGTAACGGAGAGTCTTCCATGTCTAATTCTGTGCAGGATGGATTGGCCCATGATGACCACAGTAAAAATGTAGTCTGGAGTGAACCAGATGCCAACGACCACAGACCAATAAGTGAAAGCCTCTCTTTCTTCAATCCCGTCGACTCCACTGAAAGTGTCATTTCTCCCAGTGGTTATGACGACCAAGGCTCTGGCTCCAGCCCTGTTTTCTACTCGCAGCATGATTTAGGAGCCACAGAACAGGTTTCAAGTGATTATGGAAGTTTGGCCAATTATGGCATTTCTGGGGAAAACCCTGATATTTTCTCAAGTGCTGCTGATGTGCAAAATGAAGTTCAGTCAACAAGCCACAACCTCCCTGAACCAAAACTTCCTGGCTACTTCTTAGGAGGGTCCCTTTCTTTCAGTAGCCATGTGACTGCATCACCTGTCACAAACATCCCATCTCGAGATCTCAGCTTCTATTCAAGTAAGAAATTCATTGTAAATCCTCTATCCTCTGAGAAAACTATGCAACAACCAACATATTCATCTCCCAGTGGAGACTCTTTAACTGGGTATCAACAGAGTAGAGATTTCCAAACAGAGGAGCTGCCCAGAATGACTGAAAGTGATGTCCTGTCTCCACAGAAGCCTTTTAATTCCTATGGTGAAAGCATATTTGTTAGAGCACCAAGAAGGCAATTCTACATGCCAGAAGtatccaaacacaaggaaagaCCTGACGAATCAGCTCAGATATATAAACCCACTGTTGGGAAGGAATCAAACGATATAAACTCCGCTCCCATCATCCACCTGCCTGAATCCTCTGGTTCcaactttgacctttcacctcagAGGAGAAGCAGTCACGTGAGTGTCGAAGCAAGTGGCCCACATGACCCTCAGGATCAAGTGTTTAGCAAAAAGCTGCCGCTCAGATCTTACCTGTTCAGTGTGAAACCCTCCAGCTCTCAAGAGTCAAGCAGACATGATGGCTATCTCCCAAACCAGAGAGTCAGTGTTTCCCGTCCGTCCAACAGTGCTCAGGCAAAACATGAGAAATCTGGCCTGTCCAGGCAGAATCTAGTGTCTGCCATTCAGGAACCAAAACCAATGAATGACTATGCTCCTATTCCACCTTCTCGTGGCTTAGATTCCACCCAGAGGGGGATCTCATCTCAGATTGATGATGTTCATGCAAGTTATCCAACTAACTCTCCCCCGAACTCAAAACTAAAAGTCTTTCCAAGACTATTTGGCAATGAAGAAATGTCCAAGAACTTTAAAGTCAGGACTATAGGTTCTGATAGGTTTCCACCTGGTGATACACATAAAAAACCCCGGGACCCCCAAGGCGTTTCTCTAAATGGTGGATCTGTGGGTGATACCACAGCTGACCTTCTATATACCTTCACACAACCAACCACTGTACAGAAGCGTCCAGCCAATGTGAACAGAGAGCCCAGCACCACGGCCTCCAGCCACTCTGAAACACTGTCCACATCCAAAGTGTCAGCTTCTACTCACGGTGGTGTCTTTTGGAGAAaaagtggaaacacaaaaaGGCTTCCTCCTCAAAGAGGCTCCCAAGCATCACCAAAATCTATAAACACGTATGTTAAGAAGTCAAGAAACAGCTATGTAAGGCGCAAAGTATTTCTATCAAACACCCGTTATTCACCACATCAGCACGTTGAAGACAAGACCACTAAAGACCAATGGAAATCTGACCCAAGACAAGAAAAAGCCCCGCTGTTTGATGGAGGTGGAGAAAGGTGGAGGAAGAATCAACACTTtca GTCAGATCACTAA